In Phacochoerus africanus isolate WHEZ1 chromosome 1, ROS_Pafr_v1, whole genome shotgun sequence, the following are encoded in one genomic region:
- the GLYCTK gene encoding glycerate kinase: MAIVLQVLRHFARAPSRPLLWGCPLIRLASGMALEEQARQIFESTVGAMLPGPMLQRALSLDPDSGQLKVRDRSFQLRQNLYLVGFGKAVLGMAAAAEELLGQHLVQGVISVPRGIRAAMEHAGKQEMLLKPHSRVQVFEGAEDNLPDRDALRAALAIRQLAEGLTADDLLLVLISGGGSALLPAPIPPVTLEEKQKLTKLLAARGANIQELNTIRKALSQLKGGGLAQAAYPAQVVSLILSDVVGDPVEVIASGPTVASVHSVQDCLHILNRYGLRAALPRSVKTVLARADSDPHGPHACGHVLNVIIGSNALALAEAQKQAEALGYKAVVLSTAIQGDVKNVAQFYGLLARVAGACLTMPAARTSVEEDKQLYELAAQLQLPDLHLKEALEAVVGAQGPVCLLAGGEPTVQLQGSGKGGRNQELALRVGVELGQWPLEPIDVLFLSGGTDGQDGPTEAAGAWVRPELASQAVAEGLDVAAFLAHNDSYTFFCRFQGGAHLLHTGLTGTNVMDAHLLFLRPR; this comes from the exons ATGGCTATAGTCCTGCAGGTCCTGCGTCACTTCGCCCGAGCCCCCTCGCGCCCACTCCTCTGGGGGTGCCCATTGATCCGGCTGGCCAGTGGCATGGCCCTGGAAGAGCAGGCACGGCAAATATTTGAGAGCACCGTGGGTGCCATGCTGCCAGGTCCCATGCTGCAGCGGGCACTGTCCTTGGATCCTGACAGTGGGCAGCTGAAAGTGCGGGACCGGAGCTTTCAGCTGCGGCAGAACCTCTACCTGGTGGGTTTTGGCAAGGCTGTGCTGggcatggcagctgcagctgaggagcTACTAGGCCAGCATCTCGTGCAGGGAGTGATCAGCGTGCCCAGGGGGATCCGTGCTGCCATGGAGCATGCTGGCAAACA AGAGATGCTGCTGAAGCCCCATAGCCGTGTCCAGGTATTCGAGGGTGCGGAAGACAACCTCCCGGACCGGGATGCGCTGCGGGCTGCGCTGGCCATCCGACAGCTGGCCGAAGGCCTCACAGCTGATGACCTGCTGCTTGTACTCATCTCAG GTGGGGGATCGGCCCTGCTGCCCGCCCCCATCCCGCCTGTCACACTGGAGGAGAAGCAGAAACTAACCAAGCTGCTGGCAGCCCGTGGAGCCAACATCCAGGAGCTGAACACCATCCGGAAGGCCTTGTCCCAGCTCAAGGGTGGGGGGCTGGCTCAGGCTGCCTACCCTGCTCAG GTGGTGAGCCTGATTCTGTCCGATGTGGTGGGAGACCCTGTGGAGGTGATTGCCAGCGGCCCCACTGTGGCCAGCGTCCACAGTGTGCAAGATTGCCTGCACATCCTCAATCGTTATGGCCTTCGTGCTGCTCTGCCACGTTCTGTGAAAACTGTGCTGGCTCGGGCTGACTCTGACCCCCATGGACCACATGCCTGTGGTCATGTCCTCAATGTGATCATTGGCTCCAATGCACTGGCACTGGCTGAGGCTCAGAAGCAGGCTGAGGCACTGGGTTATAAGGCTGTGGTGCTGAGCACAGCCATACAGGGTGATGTGAAAAATGTGGCCCAGTTCTATGGGCTGCTGGCCCGAGTGGCTGGAGCCTGCCTCACCATGCCTGCGGCTAGAACCTCTGTAGAGGAGGATAAACAACTCTATGAACTGGCGgcccagctccagctcccagATTTGCATCTGAAGGAGGCCCTGGAAGCTGTGGTGGGAGCTCAGGGGCCAGTTTGCTTGCTGGCTGGTGGCGAGCCCACAGTGCAGTTGCAGGGCTCAGGCAAGGGTGGCCGGAACCAGGAACTGGCCCTGCGTGTTGGAGTGGAGCTGGGACAGTGGCCATTAGAGCCTATTGATGTGCTGTTTTTGAGTGGTGGCACTGATGGGCAGGATGGGCCCACAGAAGCAGCTGGGGCCTGGGTTAGGCCTGAGCTTGCCAGCCAGGCCGTTGCCGAGGGTCTGGATGTGGCTGCCTTCCTGGCCCACAATGACTCATATACCTTCTTCTGCCGCTTCCAGGGTGGGGCACATCTGCTGCACACGGGGCTGACGGGCACTAATGTCATGGATGCCCACCTCCTGTTCCTGCGGCCTCGGTGA